AACAACTGTCTGCTCGCGCGGCGGCTCGTCGAACGCGGCGTGCGCTACGTGCAACTTTACGACTGGGGCTGGGACATTCACGGCACCGGCGCGGGGGACGATCTGCTCAATCAGTTCCCGAAAAAATGCCGGGACGTGGACCGCGCCTGCGCCGCGCTCATCAAAGACCTCAAACAGCGCGGCCTGCTCGATGAAACGCTCGTCGTCTGGGGCGGCGAATTCGGGCGCACGCCGATGAACGAGGCGCGCGGTGGCTCCATCTTTCTCGGCCGCGATCACCATCCTCATTGTTTCACCATCTGGATGGCGGGCGCCGGCATCAAACCCGGCATCGTCTATGGTGAAACCGACGAGCTGGGCTACAGCATCGTCGAAGGCAAAACGTCGGTGCGCGATCTGCAGACAACCATTCTCCATCTGCTCGGTTTCGACGCGAAACAACTCAGCTTCCGGTTCCAGGGATTGAACCAGCGCCTGATAGGGCCGGCAGACGAAGGCGAATTGGTCAAAGGAATTCTGGCCTGAACCGCCAGGTTGACCGGGCATGTTTTGCCACGACGGCGCGCTGTTCAGGCACGTTTCGCGTGCAGGATTTTTTGGATGCACGCTTCCACGGAAACACCGGTCGTATCCAAATCCAGAAAATCCTGCGAAGGCGGCTCGAAGCCGACAGCGAAGTGGTTTTCCCTGCCCCGGACTTCAGTGGTGTGGACGTAGATCTCAAGCACTCTGCTTCTTTTTTTGAACTCTTCACGCATTTCGCGGTAGGGTGAAACAAAGGAAGCGACAACGACGATTCCTTCGTCGTGAAGTTTCATCGCGAGTTGCTGACCCGCTCTGATATTCCTGATCCGGCCTGTTTCCGAAAAGTCTCTGTTGGCCATCAGCTCGCGCAGGAATTCTCCGTCCAGGTGAATAACCGGATGACCAGCCTTTTGCAGAGCCACCTTGAGTGCCATCGCAAGAGTGGTCTTCCCCGATCCCGGTTGACCGGTAAACCAGTAGATCACGCCGGTTACTTCAAGGATGAATCTGGAAGGATGCAAGAGGATTCAGCGTTCACACTTGTTCCACCCGGCAACCCGCGTTCGAAACGCCACCGTTTTCCCCCTCCACAACTGCCGTGCCTCCGGTTAGGCTCAAGGCATGAGCAAGAATCGCCGTGCCCGGGATGCACGCCGTCATCCGGCGCATGGCCCTGCTCAGGCAAAGGACCGGCACATGATACCCGGACTTGGGTCCGACCTGCCGGAGTTGCGACAGGCGCGGGCGCTCTGGCAGCACAATCGGTTTGATGATTCGCTGCGATTGTTTGAGACGGCGGTTCGAAAGTATCCCCAGAATCTGGTCGCCCGGATCGACGGCAGCCGCGCGCTCGGGGCGCGATTTGAGATTTCGCGCGCCGAAGCAATGCTGGACGGTCTGATGAAGCAGGGCGCCCGGCAGGCCGATGTCCTCCACCTCGCCGGGCAGAGTTACCGGATGATCTTCAGGCCTGACAAGGCGATGGACTGTTTCCGGCGGGTGCTGGCCATGACGCGGGAGATTCCGGATGCCTATCTCGAGTTGGCGATCCTCTACGAGCGCCGCCACCGTCTGGACGAGGCGCGTGGGCTGATCGAAGACTGTGTGCGTGGAGATCCCGATTATCTGGAAGCGCACCTGTTCAAGGCCCGGCTTCTGCGACGGATGAAGGAGGAGGCTGCCGCGGAGTCACTGCTTCGTAATCTTGCCGTCAATGAACACGCCCATCCAATGCTGCGTGCGCAGGCGTGGGCCGAAATCGCTCAGCTGCTCGACCGGCGGGAGGAATATGAACCGGCCATGACCTCGATGATGAGTTGCAAAGAGATTCTCCTGCAACACGAGGGCCCCACGCGGCAGGAATCGGAAACGGTGCTCCAGCATTTGTGCCAACTGACGGAGTCGCTTACGCCCGCACACTTCCGACGGTGGCAGGAATCCGCCCGTTCGCGACCGGCGTGGAAAGCGTCCGCGCTGGCCGGCTTTCCGCGATCCGGCACGACACTGCTTGAGCAGGTGCTCGACAGCCACCCCGGACTGGTCAGTTCCGACGAGCGCGAGGCGTTCGCCCGCGACATCTTTCCGGCCATGTGGCTGACGCCCGCGACGCCGTTGCCGACCGTGAACGCGCTCGATGCGATTCCAGAAGAACGCCTCGCCACTCTTCGAGAGCGATACTTCAAATACATGGCGGCAGCGTTGAACGAACCCATCGGCGATCGCATCCATCTGGACAAGAACCCAACGTTGACGCTCGTCCTCCCTGGATTCCTGCGACTGTTCCCGGAAGCGCGGCTGCTGATCGCCCTGCGGGATCCGCGCGACGTGGTGATCAGTTCTTTCATGCAATATCTGCCGCTCAATCCGAACAGCGTGTGCTTCCTGACCCTTGAACGCGCGGCCAAGCGTTACGCCACCGACATGAAGGTCTGGCGAAAACTGCGGGAAATGATCACTTCACCGTGGTTGCAGGTTCGCTACGAGGACACGGTGGCAGACTTGGAAAAGGAAGCCCGGCGCGCCGTGGATTTCCTCGGCCTGCCTTGGGAACCGGACGTGCTGAACTACCGCGAACGGCTCCAGCGGAAGGCAGTCGCGTCTCCGACGTACGAGGCGGTAAGCCAGCCCTTGTACACTCGCGCGATTGGCCGGTGGAAACACTACGAGAAATTCCTCGCGCCCAGCCTGCCCGCACTCCAACCGTCGATCGATGCCTTTGAGTATTGAGCAGCACGCGCCGTTGCCGGCTTTAAGCATCAACTGGCCGACTACCGCAGTTTCCCGACACCCGGTCCGGGTCCGCTTGGAAACGCTTCCGAACAGATCCCAGGTCGCCGGGGCTTCTAAGGTTGTTGAATGCGATAGAATTTCCCCGCGCCGATCGCCTGAACGGTTTGTGGATTGTTCTGGCTCGGCGCCGGGTTCCACGATCCAGTCACGGCAGTTGCCTCCTGAAGTGTTCCAGTGCCGGTCCATGAGATTGTCACCTGGCCGTTCGCCAGCACCGGCGGATTCATTACCGGCAGCGTC
Above is a genomic segment from Candidatus Angelobacter sp. containing:
- a CDS encoding adenylyl-sulfate kinase, which gives rise to MHPSRFILEVTGVIYWFTGQPGSGKTTLAMALKVALQKAGHPVIHLDGEFLRELMANRDFSETGRIRNIRAGQQLAMKLHDEGIVVVASFVSPYREMREEFKKRSRVLEIYVHTTEVRGRENHFAVGFEPPSQDFLDLDTTGVSVEACIQKILHAKRA
- a CDS encoding sulfotransferase, coding for MSKNRRARDARRHPAHGPAQAKDRHMIPGLGSDLPELRQARALWQHNRFDDSLRLFETAVRKYPQNLVARIDGSRALGARFEISRAEAMLDGLMKQGARQADVLHLAGQSYRMIFRPDKAMDCFRRVLAMTREIPDAYLELAILYERRHRLDEARGLIEDCVRGDPDYLEAHLFKARLLRRMKEEAAAESLLRNLAVNEHAHPMLRAQAWAEIAQLLDRREEYEPAMTSMMSCKEILLQHEGPTRQESETVLQHLCQLTESLTPAHFRRWQESARSRPAWKASALAGFPRSGTTLLEQVLDSHPGLVSSDEREAFARDIFPAMWLTPATPLPTVNALDAIPEERLATLRERYFKYMAAALNEPIGDRIHLDKNPTLTLVLPGFLRLFPEARLLIALRDPRDVVISSFMQYLPLNPNSVCFLTLERAAKRYATDMKVWRKLREMITSPWLQVRYEDTVADLEKEARRAVDFLGLPWEPDVLNYRERLQRKAVASPTYEAVSQPLYTRAIGRWKHYEKFLAPSLPALQPSIDAFEY